TCCAAGGCTCTAGGTTAACGACCTATGAGCTTATGCGTGACGGGTTTTCGGTAACTCTGATAACCGATAACATGGTTGGATACCTGATGTTTAAGGGAGCTGTCGATAAAGTTATTGTCGGCGCGGATAGAGTGGTCCGCGACGCTGTGATAAATAAGATAGGCACGTACACCATTGCTGTCTTAGCTAAGGAGCATAACATACCTTTCTACGTTGCGGCGCCACTATCAACATTCGACTTAAATGCTTTTGCGAGGGACGTGGTTATAGAGGAGAGGGATCCTAGCGAGGTGACGCATATAGGATCCGTTAGAGTAGCTCCCTTAGGGGTGAACGTGCTTAATCCAGCCTTCGACATAACGCCAATAAAATATGTTGATGCTGTAATATGCGAAGCGGGGATTCTAGGCAAAGAGTACTTTGAAAGGCTTTATGAAAGGAAAAATATTTGAGGGCAGAAAATCTTTAGTTGGGGCAAAATATGGTTGGACAGAACGGTGGCGGGGAGCAAGAAGCGAAAAAGAAGATTATTGAGGCTTGGCTTAGGGATAATGGGGTTATTGTTGAATCTAGGGAGAACTCTGAAAAATTATCGCTGAGAGGTTACGGAGTACAAAAAGATGAGGGGCTTCTGCTAACTTTCTATGAAGCCCTGTACTTATGCAGCAGAGGCTTACTTAAGGTCATAGATGAGAAGACTGGAACCCCCGTCGGCTTTCAAGACATCCTGAAAAAATACGAGTCTATTGAGAAAAATGCTTGGGTTAAATACCTTATCTACCGCGATTTAAGAAGCAGGGGGTACGTTGTTCGGGAAGGTTTCGGATTAGGTGTGGACTTCCGCCTCTATGGTAGAGGGGAATACAGTAAAGATTCAGCGGACTACTTGGTTTACGGCATATATGAGGGTATGGCTCTATCCATAGAGGATCTTACACAAATATTGCTGCGCGCACAAAACCTGAAAAAAGAACTTATATTAGCCGTTATTAATAGAAGGGGCGAAATCGTATACTATTCCCTTTCACGCCTCAACTTCTAAACATAATTTAACTCGACAGCATCCAATCCTGCATCCTCTTTTAGGCTTCAGCCTCTAAAGTTAGACTCGCTTTTTAAGCGACTATAATGGCGCTTACGCAATTATTGTTCTTTCTTCTGCGGCGGGTTTAGCGTTATGTAGAGGATGTTGTTTCCCCTCACTAAAACTTTACCGTAATTTGCGATTAAGTGATCGCCGTTATATTCTTCCGCGCTATTCAATATAATGTTCATGTAGCTGTCGCAGTGAATCATGGTGCCCCTGTACTCCACATTATTTTTAAGGGTAACACCGATATAGGAGTTCAATTGTTTCATGAGCACATTTAATGGTTTTTTACTGGGCTCCATAGTTACCGCCAAATTTCTGGCTAATACCAAAGAATTCTTACTTTCTCTATAAAAGCATTATTGTGATCCCTTAAAAACCTTTACGCCATCTTTACGCTTTCCCGCCGCGCACCACGTATTTAAGGGAAGAGACATATTTAATAGTCGGCAAGCATTCATCAATAAATGTAGAACGTGAAAGATGGATGAATAATGGAGATTTTAAGCGAGGTCAGAGAATTTTCATTTAACGTGCAAACAGAGGTTTCGCCCGCCTACTACCACGATTTACTCATGTTTATATATAGGAAATATATAGTGCCACACTACCAGAATTTCGCAAACGTTAGGCGCTGGATCATTAACGGAAAAGAAACTTTAGCTTTCTCACTCTTGGGTTCAGGCTCATGGTATGTTGATGTTGAGATCACCACCGGAGATCCCTTTGAGATCAAGATGAGACCCTACGGCGATCACTTTTCACAAAGGGTTCTAAATAGGATAAAAGAGGATCTAATGATAATGTTTCAAATGTTCGAAGACGATGTCAGAAGAACAACACTGTATTTTGCCTGGGTTCCAGGCAAACATTTGACGAGTGAAAAAATGTTGACGAGGAGAAAAAGGGTTCTTAGCCAAATTTTTACTGGAAACATGCTTCTATTATTCCTTATATTCATATTATTTAGCTATATGGTTTTTGCTTTTTTCGGCCCCACATACGCTCCTTTAATCCTAGTGTTATCACAGTTTATTCTGATTTTATTCTCGGACAAAATCATTATGCAGATGGGCGACTGGCCTATTACGAAAGAGTCGCCTACAGTGCACATACTACAATATCATATTCCCCCAGAAGACCTCGACTTTATCAGGCAGAATTATCCTAGGGAGCGCCTTCTCCAAATCAAGAGGGAAATTTATGAGAAAACTTTGGCGCTTGGAAAACCAATAGACGCCCAGACTGTTCAAGAAGTATTTAGAAATTATGGTATAAGCATTAGGCCTGAAAACCTGTTGATAAAAAGCATCGATGTTTACCGAATAGTCAACGATGTCGCCAATAAATTCAACATGTCTGTCCCCAAAGTCAGAATAGCAAACATTATAATTCCTAACGCAGCCGCCACAGGCCCGTCCCCGCGCTTCAGCCTCATTCTAGTGACAACCGGGCTTCTAATCCAATTAGATGAGGAGGAGATAACTGCGGTTATAGGTCACGAAATAAGCCACGTTAAGGGTAGGGATCCCCTCTCGCTCTTCATGTTGACGTCGGCCGAATACCTCTTCAGGGTTTACGTTCTTTTGCAGCTAACACCGTTCATCATGATGTTCGGCTTCCTGTATTTCTTGTTCGCTTTAAGCCTCATATACTTTGTAGCGAAGTTTTTTGAGGCTAGAGCGGATCTTGAATCGGCGCTTACGCTTGGGAAATCGGATGCCCTAGCTAATGCCCTAAGGAAGATAGGTTATAGGCGCCTATGGTTTGAGAGGGTTTCAGGTAGGGTTGGCAGCTGGATCGGATTGGACCCCCATCCACCACTGTCATTTAGAATAGAGAGGCTTGAAAACTTGGAGCCTTCAAGAATCAAGCATCCATTCCTTCAGTCGATGAAGGACTGCATAAACGGTTTTCTCAGGGAAATAGGTCTTTAACAGATAAGTAATGGTTTAAGTCGGCTTAAAAGAGGGCTCTCTCGCCTTCGCCTTCAGTTCTTTAGGAACATTAACCACACGCACAATGTTCTGCGAGTTTATCACATAGATTGGTGTCCCATCAGGGTTCCATTTTCTAAGCCTCTTCACCCCTGTTAAAACAAGTTTAACTTTCAGTATTGTGCCGTCACTCAACCTATAAACGTTCCAATCCTCTTTCTCCTCGACAAAATCTACTTCCTCTGCCTCAGCTAACTCCTCCGGAGATATCGGGATCCCCAAATATAAACCCCCTCAAACTCTATAAAAAGAAGGATTCAAGAAAATATAAAGGTTGGGTTCCCAAGTGTTTGACGCCCTTAAACGCGTTAAATTCACAACAAAATGTTTATAGCATTAACATCACAAAATATGTTTGATGCTGGGGCTCCAGCGCAGAAAGCCGGAGGTCGGGGGTTCAAATCCCCCCGGGTCCGCCAAACAGAAGCAACTAGCATTGGACCCGTGGTCTAGTCAGGATTAGGACGTCGGCCTGCGGAGCTGGGGCCAAATAATTGATTCGGCAGGTATTTCCAGCATGATTTAGGGTTTTTAGAAAAGCAAAGTTTATTAATTTCATTTGTTGTTTTAGATTTTACTTGCTCTTACCTGAAGGTTATGCTGGCAGTAAATAAAATTAATAGGAAGGTTTAATAATGTGTCTTGAATCTATTCAGCGCTATGCTGCAACATGTTTGAGCTCGGGGAGGTTTTAAGGTTTGATTAGCCCGGACGACGCTTTTCTAGTTTTTAAGTCATTCTTCGAAGAGAAGGGGTTGGTTAGGCAACATCTTGATTCTTACAACGAGTTCATTGAGCACGGCCTCCAGGAAATCGTGGATGAGGTTGGCGAGGTTGAGATTGAGGTTCCGGAAGGCCCATTTAAAATAAAGCTTGGTAAAGTTTTTATTGCGCGGGAGACTGAAAACGGCGTTATTTATGGCCCCTATATTACTGAGGTTGATGGGACGCGCCGCGAAATATATCCTATGGAGGCGCGTTTAAGGAACCTAACATACGCTATGCCGATTTCCGTTGAGATGACGCCGGTTGTTGGCGATAGAGAGCTCGATAAGGAGCTTGTATATATAGGCGATATTCCAACAATGCTTAAATCTAGATACTGCCACCTGTACGGTTTATCCGAGGAAGAGCTTATTAGGCAAGGCGAGGATCCTCTAGATCCGGGAGGATACTTTATAATTAATGGCTCTGAGAGGGTTATAGTTGCCCTAGAAGATTTAGCCCCAAACCGTATTCTCACGGATGTTGAGATTAAGGGCGCAACACCGATTTATAGGGCTAAAATCTTTTCGACCACAGTGGGCTTTAGGGCTAGGATCGAGGTTAGAATGAAGCCTAACGGCGCGCTTTATGTTTCTATTCCAGGCATCCCCTCGGAAATACCGTTCGTTGTTTTAATGAGGGCTCTTGGACTTGAATCGGATAAGGAGATAGCTGAAGCGGTTTCACTGGACAAAAGCATACAGAGTGAGCTGGAGCCGTCGTTTGAGGATGCCGCTGGAGTGAACACTGTTGAGGAAGCCCTCTTATTTATTGGTAACCGGGTAGCGCACGGCCAAGTGAAGAGTTATAGGATTCAAAGAGCCGAGCTCCTCATAGACAGGAACTTTATGCCTCATATTGGGAGGTCTCATAAGAAAAGGATTGATAAGGCGATTCTACTTGGCGAGATGGCTGCTAGAGTCATTGAATTAAAGCTAGGTAGGCGCAAACCGGATGACAAGGATCATGTTAAGAACAAAAGGTTGAAGCTCGCTGGCTCCCTATTAGCCGATTTATTCCGTATTGCCTTCAGAAATCTTTGCCGCGACATAAAGTATCAGCTTGAAAGAATGGGTTCAAAGAGGCGCATGCTAAGCGTCTCAATAGCCGTCAGACCCGGCATAATAACTGAGAAGCTCCAGCATGCGTTGGCGACCGGCAACTGGGGCCGGGGTAAAGTTGGCATAACGCAGCTCCTCGACAGAACCAACCTAATATCCACTTACAGCCACCTACGGAGGGTTCAGTCGCCGCTGAGCAGAAGCCAGCCTAACTTTGAGGCTAGAGATTTGCATGCTACGCATTGGGGTAGGCTCTGTCCAAACGAGACGCCTGAAGGCGCCAACTGTGGGCTGGTTAAGAATCTGGCTTTATCAGCCTCGATATCTATCGGTGTGGATCCGGATAAAATCAAACGTGAACTCTATAGGCGGGGAGTTGTCCCGCTACTTGAGGCTGATGAGAAGCTCAGGGCTACGGGTACAAAGGTTTTTGTGAATGGTGTTCCAGTAGGCTACTGTGATAACCCAGAAGCCCTAGTCAATGATATAAGAAGAGCGAGAAGAATGGGTGAGATACTCCCTGAGGTCAACATCGCGTATTTCTCTGAGGTTTACGGTGTTAAACGTGAGATTTACGTGAACTGTGATGAGGGAAGAATACGTAGACCTCTAATCATAGTGGAGAACGGTGTGCCTAAGCTGAGGAAAGAGCATGTTGAAAAGATTATCTCCAGAGAATGGACTTGGAGCGATCTGATAAAGAACGGCATAATCGAATATTTGGATGCGGAGGAGGAAGAAAACGCCTATATAGCGCTTTATCCAGAGGACTTAACGCCTGAACACACCCATCTTGAGTTGACGCCTTACGGCATTCTTGGGATCTGCGCTTCTCTAATACCGTACCCAGAGCATAATCAATCTCCACGCAACTCCTACGAGTCCGCGATGGCGAAACAGGCTTTAGGAGTTTACGCCTCCAACTTCTCATTTAGAGTTGACTCGCGAGCCCATACGCTCCATTATCCGCAGAAGCCTCTGGTCAGAACAAAACCCATGGAGATTATAGGGTACGACCTCAGACCCTCAGGGCAAAACTGCATTGTAGCGGTTTTATCCTTCGAAGGATACAACATGGAGGACGCTATAGTCGTTAACAAGGCTTCTGTAGAGCGCGGTTTATTCCGCTCCACCTTCTATAGGCTGTATGAGGCTGAATGCCGCCAGTACCTAGGCGGCTTAAAGGATCAGTTAACTGTGCCTGAGCCCGGAACCAGAGGTTTTCGTGGAGAGCAATACTACAGCCACTTAGAGCCAGATGGAATAGTGGGATTGGAGACGGAAGTCTCTGGCGGAGACGTTTTAATAGGTAGAGTAAGCCCGCCGAGATTTCTCGAAGAGTATAAGGAGTTCGAGGTTAGGGGCCCAACAATGAGGGATTCGTCCATAGAGATGAGGCCCTCCGAGAAAGGCGTGGTTGACGCGGTGTTTATAACGGAGACTAGTGAGGGAAACAGGCTTGTGAAGGTTAGGGTTAGAGATGAGCGCATACCCGAGCTAGGCGACAAGTTTGCCTCAAGACACGGTCAAAAGGGGGTCATAGGGATGATTGTGCCGCAGGAAGATATGCCCTTCAGCGTGGATGGAATTGTCCCAGACGTGATAATTAACCCGCACGCTATCCCGTCAAGAATGACTATCGGACAGTTCCTAGAATCGATGGCTGGCAAAATATCAGCTTTGAAGGGCGAATTTATGGATGGAACCCCCTTCGTAGGCGAGAGGAGAGGCGAGATCCTCAAGCGCATGCTTACAAGCTTAGGGTTCAGTTACACTGGCCGCGAGGTTTTATATAATGGTGTAACTGGCGAAAAATACATGGCGGACATATTCATCGGCGTGGTGTACTATCAGAAGCTACATCACATGGTGGCTGACAAGATTCATGCTAGGGCCAGAGGACAGGTTCAAATGTTGACTAGGCAGCCGACCGAGGGAAGAGCGAGAGGCGGCGGGCTGCGCTTCGGAGAGATGGAGAGAGACTGCCTAATTGGGCATGGAGCAGCTCTTCTCCTCCAAGACAGGCTTCTCGAAGAGTCAGATAAACACGTGATATATGTTTGTGAAAACTGCGGCTTCATAGCTTACTACGATATGAGGCAGCGTAAATATGTGTGCCACTTATGTGAAGATAAAGCAAGAGTTTCACCGGTCACGGTTTCATATGCGTTTAAGCTCCTCCTACAGGAGCTAATGAGCCTATGTATTGCGCCCAGATTAAAGTTAAGGGAGAGGGCGTAAAATGGCGGCGATTGAGGAAGCATACCAAAAAGTGATAGATTCAATAAGATTCGGCGTTATGTCACCCCAAGAGATAAGAAAAATGTCTGTTGTTGAGATTCAAACCGCCGATACTTACGATGAGGACGGAGCGGTTATACCATCAGGCCTAATGGACAGCCGCCTAGGTGTACTGGAGCCTGGGCAGAGGTGCAGGACATGCGGTAACACATCTGCGGGGTGTCCAGGTCACTTTGGGCATATAGAGCTCGCTGTGCCAATAATACATGTTGAGTTTGCCGAAATAATCTATAATCTTCTTCAAGCGATATGTAGGAATTGTGGGCGCCTCCTGTTGCCTGAAAAAACCATTAGCTCGCTTAGGGCCAGAATGGAAAGATTAAAGAAGATGCTTGGCACTGTTCCCACATCATTCTATAATAGGGTTCTTGAGGAGGCTAGAAAGAACCGTGAATGCCCGTATTGCGGCGCAAAACAGTATAAGATAGAGTTTACTAAGCCAACGGTATTTCATGAGTATACTGAGGAGGGCGGCTCCCAGCGTTTAACGGCCAGCATGATACGTGAGAGATTTGAGAGGATCCCTGATGAAGACCTTGAACTTCTAGGTTTTGATCCTAAATACGCCCGCCCAGAATGGATGATCCTTCAAGTGCTGCCGGTTCCACCGGTTTACGTTAGACCATCTATAACGCTCGAGTCGGGAATAAGATCTGAGGATGACTTAACCCATAAGCTCGTAGACATAATTAGAATAAATCAGAGACTTAAGGAAAATATTGAGGCCGGTGCGCCAACGCTTATAATCCAAGATCTATCGGAGCTTCTTGAGTATCATGTCACCACCTACTTCAATAATGAGGCCTCCGGTATACCGCCCTCCAGACATCGCTCCGGAAGGGCGCTTAAAACCTTATCCCAGCGCTTAAAGGGTAAGGAAGGGAGATTTAGAAGCAACCTGTCGGGTAAGAGGGTTGATTTCTCAGCGCGCACAGTAATTAGCCCAGATTCAAACTTGGATATAAATGAGGTTGGCGTCCCATTATTCGTAGCTATGAGGCTTACTCTGCCTGAAAAAGTTACGCCGTGGAACATTGACAGACTACGTGAGCTGGTGAAAAACGGGCCGGATAAATATCCAGGAGCGCTCTACATAATTAGGCCTGATGGAAAACGAATTAGGCTTGAGTTCGTCGCTGATAAAGAGAAGCTCGCTGAGGCTCTTGAACCAGGTTTTGTTGTTGAGCGGCATCTACAGGACGGCGACATAGTGATATTTAATAGGCAACCGTCCCTGCACAGGATGTCTATAATGGCTCACTACGTTAAGGTTCTTCCATATAAGACCTTTAGGCTACATTTATGTGTCTGCCCGCCATATAACGCGGACTTCGATGGGGATGAAATGAACCTTCATGTACCGCAAAGTGAGGAAGCCCAAACCGAAGCCCGCTTACTTATGCAGGTTCAAGACCATATACTTTCACCCAGATTTGGAGGGCCGATAATAGGCGCCATCAGAGACTTTATAACCGCTGCTTTCCTCTTAACACGCAAATCAACGCTCCTAAACAAAAAAGAGGTATGCGAACTTTTAGCGGCTGCGGGTTACGAGGGGCCTTTACCGGAGCCAGCGATTAAGGAGCCTGAGCCTTTATGGACTGGAAAACAGATATTCAGCCTTTTCTTCCCCAGAGGCTTCAACTATGCGTTGAAGGCTAGCGTATGTAGGAACTGTGATGTCTGCCTCAAAGAGGAATGCCCATACGACGCGTATGTTGTGATAAAAGACGGCGTCTTGATTAAGGGCGTAATAGACAAGAACTCTATAGGCGCCGAGAAATCTGAAAGCGTTCTGCATAGGATAATTAAGGATTATGGAACCGAGGCTGGCAGAAAATTCCTTAATCAAATTAGCCGCTTACTTAATCGCTTCATAACTATACGCGGCTTCACCTACTCCTTTGACGAACTCGATCTTTCATCTGAAGCTAGACGAAAAATACGCCAAATCATAAGGAACGCTGAGAAAAAGATCTACTCTTTGACGAAAGAATTGCAGGAAGGCACTCTAGAGAGGCTTCCTGGGCAGACGCTTTTAGATTCATTTGAGCTTTACGTGATGAATGAGTTAGCTGAAGCCCGAGAGAAGGCGGGAAAAGTCGCTGAAGAGGATCTTAGCCTTGAAAACTCCGGCATAGTGATGACGAAGACTGGCGCTAGAGGCTCAACACTTAATATAGGGCAGATGGCAGCGATCCTAGGTCAGCAATCTATTCGTGGTAAGCGTGTTATACGCGGTTATCTGGAAAGGGCTTTGCCACATTTCAATATAGGCGATCCGTCTCCGAAGGCGAGAGGCTTCGTTTACTCATCTTACAGGGACGGTCTTGATCCAATAGAGTTCTTCTTCCACGCCATGGGCGGACGCGAGGGCCTAGTGGACACGGCCGTGAGGACTCAACAGAGTGGGTACATGCAAAGAAGGCTAATTAACGCCCTTGAGCACCTACGCGTTGAGTATGATGGAACTGTAAGAAACTCGTTAGGTGAAATCGTACAGTTCAGGTATGGTGAGGACGGCGTGGATCCAGCTAAGAGCGATCACGGTAAGGCGGTTAACGTCAGCAGGCTTATTGACCAAGTTAGGCTTATGGTTGAGGCCGGTGAGCCCGCGTCAGAAGAATATGTTGAGAGCCAAGTGAATAGCGTTAAAGATGAGCTTACGCCGCTACTGGTGCGCGAGCTTATAGAGGGGCTTAAAGCCTCAAATCTTAGTAGAGAGGGCGTGGATCTGGCTGTTAAACTAGCTCTTGAACGCTACAAGAAGGCTCTAGTGGAGCCCGGCGAAGCCGTCGGCGTTGTTGCGGCGCAATCTATCGGTGAACCGGGTACGCAGATGACTCTGAGAACGTTCCACTATGCTGGTGTTAGGGAGCAGAACGTAACGCTTGGACTACCACGTTTAATTGAAATAGTTGATGCGAGGAGGGAGCCTTCAACCCCTGTTATGACAGTGTATTTAGATGAAGAGCATAGGAAGAGCCGGGAGAAGGCGATGGAGGTTGCGCAGAGAATTCTATATACGACCGTAGAGGACATCGCTGAGGAAACATATATTGATCCGGAAACCGGCGGGATTATTGTTAAACTGAGCGAACGCAGGATGAGCGAGCGCGGAATAACCGTAGAAGACCTCAGCAGAACAGTCAATATACCAAATTGCTCATTGAGGTTCGAGAACAACTTAATGTTTATTGAGCCTAAAAGGAAAATGGATACTAAAAAGCTCTTAAATAAAGTTTCATCGTATTATGTGAAGGGCGTGCCCGGCATAAAGAGGGTTTATGTGACTGAAGAGAACGGCGAATGGATTATAAGGACCGACGGGTCTAATCTACCTAGGGTTCTTGAAGTTGTTGGGATTGATCCAACGAGAACAACGACAAACAGTATTCATGAGGTGGAGAGAACCTTAGGCATAGAGGCTGCCAGAAACGCGATAATTGAGGAGGCTATGAGTGTTCTTGAGGAGCAGGGGCTGGACGTTGATGTTAGACACGTGATGCTTGTGGCAGATATAATGACTGTGACCGGCAGCGTTAAGCAGATAGGTCGACATGGGGTTAGCGGTGAAAAGCCGAGCGTTCTCGCTAGGGCTGCATTTGAGATAACTGTGCCAAATATCGTTGAAGCGGCTATTAAAGGTGAGGTTGATCCGCTGAAAGGCGTGACCGAAAACGTTATAGTTGGGCAAACTATACCCGTAGGGACAGGTCTAGTTGACATCTATATGACGGCTCCATCTTCAAGTACAAACCTAGAGGAAGGTGAAGTATTTGAGTAGTTTCAGTAGAAGTGAGATTGATAGGTCAATATCCATAGCCGTTAAAACAGGAAAAATTTTATTTGGCTCCAACTCCACCATGAAGAGCGTTATGACTGGGAGAGCTAAATTAGTCGTCCTATCATCCAATTGTCCACAAGATAAACGTGAGAAAATCGAACACTACTGTAAACTATCCGGTGTTCCGTTAATAATATATCCTGGCACAAGCTTAGATTTAGGTTCAGTTTGCGGTAAACCTTTCCCAGTATCCTCCCTCACAATAAGAGACCCAGGCGACTCCGATATCCTCAAGTTTGCGGGTGGTGAAAATGTCTAGGGGTATTCGTTTAACTAATGATGAATTAGAATATATGCGTCTATTCGAGAGCTTAACAGGAGCCATGGTTAGAGACTGCATAATTGACCAGAAATTCGACAGAGTCATCTTTGTGATAAAGGAGGGCGAAGTCGGACTAGCCATAGGTAAAGGAGGCAAAAACATAGCGCTTCTCGAGAAGATCACTGGCAAGAAATATGAGGTTGTAGAGTTCTCTGAGGATCCCGTTCAGCTTATAAAAAACGCTTTGAAACCCGCGGTTGTCAAAGAGGTGCGGATAATCAAGAAGCCTGACGGAAGCGTTATAGCTGTCGCCTCAGTTGAAAGCAAAGATAAAGGCATAGCCATCGGTAAAAACGGCAGAAACGCTGAAAAGGTTAGATTTCTAGCTAAGCGCTACTTCAACATAAGTAACGTCATCATAGTATAACTTGGCATAGAACTTGAACAAACGAAACGTTTATAACCATTTGGCAAAATGTTGAATAATTGGAGCTGAAAAACATGGCTAAAAAGCCTAGAGGAGAGTTCGCCGCAAGAAAGCTCCGCGATAGAAGGCAAAAGTTCCGTTGGAAGGATAGATACTATAAGAGACGCATGCTTATGTTAGATATTAAAGCGGATCCTCTCGAAGGAGCCCCCATGGCTCGCGGAATAGTTCTAGAGAAAGTGGGGCGGGAAAGCAAGCAGCCGAACAGCGCGATACGGAAATGCGTGAGAGTTCAGCTCATAAAGAACGGTAAAGTTGTAACGGCTTTCCTGCCAGGCGACGGAGCGCTCAACGTTGTTGATGAGCATGATGAGGTGCTCATTGAAGGCATAGGCGGCTCAAGAGGGCGGTCGATGGGCGATATTCCCGGAGTTAGATGGAAAGTTATAACGGTTAATGGAATAGCGCTTAAGGATTTGGTTTTGGGTAGAAAGGAGAAGCCTAGGCGCTAGGCTCATGGTTGAGACTTATAGGTAAACATCTGAATATTCGTCGAGTAAAGCTTTCACGATTTTCTCCTTATCATCTTCTGTAGTATACTCCATTGGAAAATGTTTTCTCAAAGGTATAATCAGGAAATGCAGCAATCCGTTCTCCGAGTCATCCCATATCTCAATTATGCCCCTCTTTATCTCTAGACGCGACCGCTCCCTTATAATCTCATAAATCCTGTCAAAGTTCACATTAGTCTTAGACATGAATATTTTATCTCCGACTTTTAAAACGTATATGTCCAGTTTCTCTCTAGAAATATAGTTTTTTAAGAGAGTGTAAATGCGGTCAACATCAGTTCTTATGTCGGTTATCGCACCATAATCGCTGCCAGCCCTCAAAAAACTTTCAACAAGCATTTCAACAAGCTTGCTGGCTCCTATACCTTCCTCTGTAAACTCCTCCTCGACCTTTTTCCTTAGGGGCTGTTTTCTTTGCGACTGCATTTATTTTCACTTGACTTAAAAAATGGTTTTCAGCATAAAAATCCGCGATTAAGAATAAAAAGCTTGAGAGGAAATATTAGCTGTACATTTATGTATATGATAAGAGGTGGGCGCGTCTCATAAATGTTTGTAAAATTCTCTTGGTCTAAGCTCTTCAAAATCGTTTGTTTGGCTTACGATATGCTTCCTTATGTCGAGACAGAGATGGCATTTTGATATGTATCCATTTTCTCTCTCCTTGTACCCGTAATTCTCAGAAGCATATATGAAGAGCTTTTTAATACCCTCAAATGATGTAAGTCTACCAATTATTGGGTGCTCGTCTAAATCTATTCCATCCTGACACAGCGTCTCCAGTTCTCTAGCGTCCCCTAAAGATATGCCTGCACAGTAACCAGTTATATAATTATAGTAGTTATCCA
Above is a genomic segment from Candidatus Bathyarchaeia archaeon containing:
- a CDS encoding LSM domain-containing protein codes for the protein MEPSKKPLNVLMKQLNSYIGVTLKNNVEYRGTMIHCDSYMNIILNSAEEYNGDHLIANYGKVLVRGNNILYITLNPPQKKEQ
- the endA gene encoding tRNA-intron lyase: MVGQNGGGEQEAKKKIIEAWLRDNGVIVESRENSEKLSLRGYGVQKDEGLLLTFYEALYLCSRGLLKVIDEKTGTPVGFQDILKKYESIEKNAWVKYLIYRDLRSRGYVVREGFGLGVDFRLYGRGEYSKDSADYLVYGIYEGMALSIEDLTQILLRAQNLKKELILAVINRRGEIVYYSLSRLNF
- a CDS encoding DNA-directed RNA polymerase subunit B, which gives rise to MISPDDAFLVFKSFFEEKGLVRQHLDSYNEFIEHGLQEIVDEVGEVEIEVPEGPFKIKLGKVFIARETENGVIYGPYITEVDGTRREIYPMEARLRNLTYAMPISVEMTPVVGDRELDKELVYIGDIPTMLKSRYCHLYGLSEEELIRQGEDPLDPGGYFIINGSERVIVALEDLAPNRILTDVEIKGATPIYRAKIFSTTVGFRARIEVRMKPNGALYVSIPGIPSEIPFVVLMRALGLESDKEIAEAVSLDKSIQSELEPSFEDAAGVNTVEEALLFIGNRVAHGQVKSYRIQRAELLIDRNFMPHIGRSHKKRIDKAILLGEMAARVIELKLGRRKPDDKDHVKNKRLKLAGSLLADLFRIAFRNLCRDIKYQLERMGSKRRMLSVSIAVRPGIITEKLQHALATGNWGRGKVGITQLLDRTNLISTYSHLRRVQSPLSRSQPNFEARDLHATHWGRLCPNETPEGANCGLVKNLALSASISIGVDPDKIKRELYRRGVVPLLEADEKLRATGTKVFVNGVPVGYCDNPEALVNDIRRARRMGEILPEVNIAYFSEVYGVKREIYVNCDEGRIRRPLIIVENGVPKLRKEHVEKIISREWTWSDLIKNGIIEYLDAEEEENAYIALYPEDLTPEHTHLELTPYGILGICASLIPYPEHNQSPRNSYESAMAKQALGVYASNFSFRVDSRAHTLHYPQKPLVRTKPMEIIGYDLRPSGQNCIVAVLSFEGYNMEDAIVVNKASVERGLFRSTFYRLYEAECRQYLGGLKDQLTVPEPGTRGFRGEQYYSHLEPDGIVGLETEVSGGDVLIGRVSPPRFLEEYKEFEVRGPTMRDSSIEMRPSEKGVVDAVFITETSEGNRLVKVRVRDERIPELGDKFASRHGQKGVIGMIVPQEDMPFSVDGIVPDVIINPHAIPSRMTIGQFLESMAGKISALKGEFMDGTPFVGERRGEILKRMLTSLGFSYTGREVLYNGVTGEKYMADIFIGVVYYQKLHHMVADKIHARARGQVQMLTRQPTEGRARGGGLRFGEMERDCLIGHGAALLLQDRLLEESDKHVIYVCENCGFIAYYDMRQRKYVCHLCEDKARVSPVTVSYAFKLLLQELMSLCIAPRLKLRERA
- a CDS encoding M48 family metalloprotease, producing MEILSEVREFSFNVQTEVSPAYYHDLLMFIYRKYIVPHYQNFANVRRWIINGKETLAFSLLGSGSWYVDVEITTGDPFEIKMRPYGDHFSQRVLNRIKEDLMIMFQMFEDDVRRTTLYFAWVPGKHLTSEKMLTRRKRVLSQIFTGNMLLLFLIFILFSYMVFAFFGPTYAPLILVLSQFILILFSDKIIMQMGDWPITKESPTVHILQYHIPPEDLDFIRQNYPRERLLQIKREIYEKTLALGKPIDAQTVQEVFRNYGISIRPENLLIKSIDVYRIVNDVANKFNMSVPKVRIANIIIPNAAATGPSPRFSLILVTTGLLIQLDEEEITAVIGHEISHVKGRDPLSLFMLTSAEYLFRVYVLLQLTPFIMMFGFLYFLFALSLIYFVAKFFEARADLESALTLGKSDALANALRKIGYRRLWFERVSGRVGSWIGLDPHPPLSFRIERLENLEPSRIKHPFLQSMKDCINGFLREIGL